From a single Nocardioides panacis genomic region:
- a CDS encoding LuxR C-terminal-related transcriptional regulator produces the protein MRCRGCCPDPPGWADLFHYESAVNHAVGQMPAILMCLYDLQKFGAEMLVEVLFTHPTVLLDRTVIDNPHYVDPTMYPPAAGVAAAVRYPMVKVGADGEEGTDRGWASLTDAEIRVISCVAGGMTNRSIAEELHLSRHTVDAHLKHIYLKLDIHSRVELTVLAMQHRVG, from the coding sequence GTGAGATGTCGTGGGTGCTGCCCGGACCCCCCCGGTTGGGCGGACCTGTTCCACTACGAGTCGGCCGTCAACCACGCCGTCGGGCAGATGCCCGCCATCCTCATGTGCCTCTACGACCTGCAGAAGTTCGGGGCCGAGATGCTCGTCGAGGTGCTCTTCACCCACCCCACGGTTCTGCTGGACCGCACGGTGATCGACAACCCCCATTACGTGGACCCGACCATGTACCCTCCCGCCGCCGGAGTCGCCGCGGCAGTCCGGTATCCCATGGTCAAGGTAGGTGCGGACGGCGAGGAGGGAACGGACCGCGGGTGGGCGTCGCTCACCGACGCCGAGATCCGCGTCATCTCCTGTGTGGCTGGGGGGATGACCAACCGCAGCATCGCCGAGGAGCTCCACCTGTCCCGCCACACCGTGGACGCCCATCTCAAGCACATCTATCTCAAGCTCGACATCCACTCCCGAGTCGAGCTGACGGTACTGGCCATGCAGCACCGCGTGGGCTAG
- a CDS encoding helix-turn-helix transcriptional regulator codes for MEDDLPAVQLIEIATSSAPLTERARGLLEKLAEFVPSDATWLALANPRSNVHTTVGSTGLDRPVLDYLERPAVAREIQLAGIKRASPPPSLVQLPIPADELPTWSECLIPAGFHQGLGVPLSEPGGPYLGMLTLLFSRQPPSPAMRDRLSQLSPMIARGVSPMRSLLATARLVRGATAGALLYEDGTTYPLDGLQDHSLLAAASPVVAIARKTLLAGHVYQSFMWPTRRVPASTTHMRITVLAATEAPDFVLGALLLTPDADCRGLTPRELQVLGLLVDGRSNQQIATRLAVATRTVAAHVEHLLDKLGAPSRTLAAVLAEREGCYVPPLPGAPMRHDSCWVCPS; via the coding sequence ATGGAGGACGACCTGCCCGCCGTGCAGCTCATCGAGATTGCTACCTCCTCTGCGCCGCTCACCGAACGAGCGCGAGGACTCCTGGAGAAGCTGGCTGAGTTCGTCCCCTCCGATGCCACCTGGCTCGCGCTCGCCAATCCGCGGTCGAACGTCCACACGACTGTCGGGAGCACTGGGCTGGATCGACCCGTCCTCGACTACCTGGAACGTCCGGCAGTGGCACGGGAGATCCAGCTGGCTGGGATCAAGCGAGCGTCGCCGCCGCCCAGCTTGGTACAGCTCCCCATACCTGCTGACGAGCTCCCCACATGGTCGGAGTGCCTTATCCCGGCCGGCTTCCACCAGGGCTTGGGTGTGCCACTTTCCGAGCCAGGGGGCCCATATCTCGGAATGCTCACCCTCTTGTTCAGTCGGCAGCCTCCGTCCCCCGCGATGCGCGACCGACTCTCGCAACTCTCGCCGATGATCGCTCGCGGCGTGTCCCCCATGCGTTCGCTGCTCGCCACCGCGCGCCTCGTGCGAGGCGCGACGGCGGGTGCTCTCCTGTACGAGGACGGGACTACCTACCCACTCGATGGGCTCCAGGACCACTCACTCCTGGCCGCAGCCTCACCAGTCGTCGCGATTGCCCGGAAGACGCTCCTGGCGGGTCATGTCTACCAATCGTTCATGTGGCCGACGCGACGGGTTCCCGCATCCACCACGCACATGCGCATCACCGTGCTGGCCGCGACGGAGGCCCCTGACTTCGTGCTCGGCGCCCTCCTGCTCACCCCGGATGCCGACTGCCGAGGCCTCACGCCACGCGAACTCCAGGTCCTCGGGCTGCTGGTGGACGGTCGATCAAACCAGCAAATTGCAACGCGGCTGGCCGTAGCTACCCGGACCGTCGCCGCCCACGTAGAGCACCTGCTCGACAAGTTGGGCGCCCCCTCAAGGACGCTGGCCGCGGTGCTGGCAGAGCGGGAGGGTTGCTACGTCCCGCCGCTACCAGGTGCGCCCATGCGCCATGACTCTTGCTGGGTGTGTCCCAGTTAG
- a CDS encoding glutathione-independent formaldehyde dehydrogenase: MKAVVYEGPRKVSVKDVPDARIERPTDVLVQITSANICGSDLHMYEGRTDFEPGRWFGHENLGRVVEVGDGVDKVQVGDYVVLPFNIACGHCKNCERQLTNYCLTAQPEPKMAGAAYGFADMGPYGGGQADLLRVPWGDFNCLRLGEDAEERQADYVMLADIFPTGYHATEMAGVKPGDQTVIYGAGPVGLMAALSATIKGASKVMVVDRQSDRLRLAESIGAIAIDDSKVDPVEAVLDETLGLGADNGCECVGYQAHEPTGEEQANLTMNRLVGSVRFTGKIGCVGVFVPEDPGASDELAKQGRLAFDYGMFWFKGQHIGSGQAPVKRYNRQLRDLVAAGKAEPSFIVSHELPLDQAPEAYEHFDNRDDGWTKVVLHPAMAGA, encoded by the coding sequence ATGAAGGCTGTGGTGTACGAGGGGCCGCGGAAGGTGAGCGTCAAGGACGTGCCGGACGCCCGGATCGAGCGGCCGACCGACGTCCTGGTGCAGATCACGTCGGCGAACATCTGCGGGTCGGACCTGCACATGTACGAGGGTCGGACCGATTTCGAGCCAGGCCGCTGGTTCGGGCACGAGAATCTGGGTCGGGTGGTCGAGGTCGGCGACGGTGTCGACAAGGTGCAGGTTGGGGACTATGTCGTCCTGCCGTTCAACATCGCTTGCGGTCATTGCAAGAACTGCGAGCGTCAGCTCACGAACTACTGCTTGACAGCTCAGCCCGAACCCAAGATGGCGGGCGCGGCGTACGGCTTCGCCGATATGGGCCCCTACGGCGGGGGTCAGGCCGACCTGCTGCGCGTGCCTTGGGGCGACTTCAACTGTCTGCGGCTGGGCGAGGACGCCGAGGAGCGCCAGGCGGACTACGTGATGCTCGCTGACATCTTCCCGACCGGCTACCACGCCACCGAGATGGCAGGGGTGAAGCCGGGGGATCAGACGGTCATCTATGGCGCCGGTCCGGTCGGCCTGATGGCCGCCCTCTCGGCGACGATCAAGGGGGCCAGCAAGGTGATGGTCGTCGACCGGCAGTCCGACCGGTTGCGGCTGGCGGAGTCGATCGGGGCGATCGCCATTGACGACTCGAAGGTCGATCCGGTGGAGGCCGTTCTTGATGAGACGCTGGGGCTGGGTGCGGACAACGGCTGCGAGTGCGTCGGCTATCAGGCGCACGAGCCAACGGGCGAGGAGCAGGCCAACTTGACGATGAACCGGCTGGTCGGCTCGGTTCGGTTCACCGGGAAGATCGGGTGCGTCGGGGTCTTCGTGCCCGAGGACCCCGGAGCTAGCGACGAACTGGCGAAGCAGGGCAGGCTGGCCTTCGACTACGGCATGTTCTGGTTCAAGGGTCAGCACATCGGCAGCGGTCAGGCGCCGGTGAAGAGGTACAACCGGCAGCTGCGTGACCTCGTCGCCGCGGGCAAGGCCGAGCCGTCCTTCATCGTGAGCCACGAGCTCCCGCTGGACCAGGCGCCGGAGGCCTATGAGCACTTCGACAACCGTGACGACGGTTGGACGAAGGTGGTCCTGCACCCGGCGATGGCAGGGGCATGA
- a CDS encoding zinc-dependent alcohol dehydrogenase — MRAMVYRGPYRVRVEEKDTPAIEHPNDAIVRVTRAAICGSDLHLYHGMMPDTRVGFTFGHEFIGEVHEVGPSVQKVKPGDRVMVPFNVFCGTCFFCARGLYSNCQNVNPNATAVGGIYGYSHTCGGYDGGQAEYVRVPFADVGPGLIPEWLDDDDAVLLTDALPTGYFGAQLGDIVEGDVVVVYGAGPVGLFAARSAWLMGAGRVIVVDHLDYRLDKAREFAHAETVCFTEHGDVVLHLKHLTEGLGADVVIDAVGAEADGNLLQHVTAAKLKLQGGSPVALNWAIDTVRKGGTVSVVGAYGPLFSAVKFGDAMNKGLTLRMNQCPVKRQWPRLLEHIRNGYFKPSDVVTHHIPLEHIPEGYHMFSAKLDNCIKPIVVPSAA; from the coding sequence ATGCGCGCGATGGTGTACCGCGGCCCCTACCGGGTTCGTGTGGAGGAGAAGGACACCCCCGCGATCGAGCACCCCAACGACGCGATCGTCCGGGTGACGCGTGCGGCGATCTGCGGGTCCGACCTGCACCTGTACCACGGGATGATGCCCGACACCCGGGTCGGGTTCACGTTCGGTCACGAGTTCATCGGTGAGGTGCACGAGGTAGGCCCGTCGGTGCAGAAGGTGAAGCCGGGCGACCGCGTGATGGTGCCGTTCAACGTGTTCTGCGGGACCTGCTTCTTCTGCGCCCGCGGGCTCTACTCCAACTGTCAGAACGTGAACCCGAACGCCACAGCGGTCGGCGGTATATATGGCTACTCGCACACCTGCGGCGGCTACGACGGGGGCCAGGCCGAGTACGTCCGGGTGCCGTTCGCCGACGTCGGACCTGGCCTGATCCCGGAGTGGCTGGACGACGACGACGCCGTCCTCCTCACCGACGCCCTTCCAACCGGGTACTTCGGTGCCCAGCTCGGAGACATCGTCGAGGGTGACGTGGTGGTGGTGTACGGCGCCGGGCCGGTGGGCCTGTTCGCGGCCCGGTCGGCGTGGCTGATGGGCGCCGGCCGGGTGATCGTCGTTGACCACCTCGACTACAGGCTGGACAAGGCGCGCGAGTTCGCCCATGCCGAGACGGTCTGCTTCACCGAGCACGGCGACGTGGTCCTGCACCTCAAACACCTGACCGAAGGACTAGGGGCCGACGTCGTCATCGACGCCGTCGGGGCCGAGGCCGACGGGAACCTGCTGCAGCACGTGACCGCGGCGAAGCTCAAGCTGCAGGGCGGGTCGCCGGTCGCCCTCAACTGGGCCATCGACACGGTCCGCAAAGGTGGCACGGTCTCAGTGGTCGGCGCCTACGGACCGCTTTTCAGCGCCGTGAAGTTCGGCGACGCGATGAACAAGGGCCTCACCCTCCGCATGAACCAGTGCCCGGTCAAGCGACAGTGGCCGCGCCTGCTCGAGCACATTCGCAACGGCTACTTCAAGCCCAGCGACGTCGTCACCCACCACATCCCGCTCGAGCACATCCCCGAGGGCTACCACATGTTCTCGGCCAAGCTCGACAACTGCATCAAGCCCATCGTCGTCCCCAGCGCGGCGTGA
- a CDS encoding STAS domain-containing protein, with the protein MFLDVAGLTFCDVEGCRMLAQFRTEIAAAGCDVRIIHASPIIRKVMDLIGAEVELATWAARGIGAPPPTSEQPDI; encoded by the coding sequence GTGTTTCTCGATGTGGCCGGGTTGACGTTCTGCGACGTCGAGGGCTGCCGCATGCTCGCGCAGTTCCGTACGGAGATAGCCGCGGCCGGATGCGACGTGCGGATCATCCACGCCTCCCCGATCATCCGAAAGGTGATGGACCTCATCGGCGCGGAGGTCGAACTAGCCACGTGGGCTGCGAGGGGCATTGGCGCACCCCCTCCGACGTCGGAGCAGCCCGACATCTGA
- a CDS encoding STAS domain-containing protein — translation MVTSEDDVVSIPIGGEVDLVNRDQLQSCLAKIDLAGVRLVHLDLGQLTFCDSAGSGHLVAFEGRARAAGCVVQARDVKPIVRKVMDLVGTGIG, via the coding sequence ATGGTCACGTCCGAGGACGACGTGGTGTCGATTCCTATTGGCGGGGAGGTTGACCTCGTCAACCGTGATCAGTTGCAGAGCTGCCTCGCGAAGATCGATCTCGCTGGGGTGAGGCTGGTCCATCTGGACCTGGGTCAGCTCACCTTTTGTGACAGCGCAGGCAGTGGACACCTCGTCGCCTTCGAGGGGCGAGCCCGGGCAGCCGGATGCGTCGTGCAGGCACGTGACGTGAAGCCGATCGTGCGCAAGGTGATGGACCTCGTCGGCACTGGCATCGGGTAG
- a CDS encoding PAS and ANTAR domain-containing protein, producing the protein MSKGLDQAIEALSSGTPPPVGRYRFDGATWTWTDEMFAMHGFVPGEVVPSGELMLSHVDPDEVPGARLAFKKALLGGTPYASYHHLLDARRRRRTVLVTGWGRLDDRGEVVELAGTMVDLTEVVRCDAQVEVEAAIVGVTAHRATIEQAKGMLMLAFGLAPDTAFAVLRAHSQNSNIKVHDLAERLTSGLARQAEDGIDACAARVHAVLSEAAGTPGPKVTD; encoded by the coding sequence ATGTCCAAGGGTCTCGACCAAGCAATCGAAGCGCTGTCCTCGGGGACCCCGCCGCCGGTCGGGAGGTACCGGTTCGACGGGGCCACCTGGACGTGGACCGACGAGATGTTCGCGATGCACGGGTTCGTACCCGGGGAGGTCGTCCCGTCCGGGGAGCTGATGCTGAGCCACGTCGATCCCGATGAGGTTCCGGGGGCTCGGCTGGCGTTCAAGAAGGCGCTGCTCGGCGGCACGCCGTACGCCTCTTACCACCACCTGCTAGATGCGAGACGGCGCAGGCGGACCGTCCTGGTGACCGGGTGGGGGCGGCTCGACGACCGGGGCGAGGTGGTCGAGCTGGCAGGCACCATGGTCGACCTGACGGAAGTGGTCCGCTGCGACGCCCAGGTCGAGGTGGAGGCTGCCATCGTGGGCGTCACGGCGCACCGCGCCACCATCGAGCAGGCCAAGGGGATGCTGATGCTGGCGTTCGGGCTGGCTCCCGACACCGCGTTCGCCGTCCTGCGCGCTCACTCCCAGAACAGCAACATCAAGGTGCACGACCTCGCCGAACGACTGACCTCCGGTCTCGCCCGACAGGCCGAGGACGGCATCGACGCCTGCGCGGCACGGGTGCACGCCGTCCTCAGCGAGGCGGCCGGTACACCTGGTCCAAAGGTAACGGACTGA
- a CDS encoding transposase, producing MGRPLAARLLAQGETVLDVPAKLAARVRVFDTGNARKTDATDAHAVAMVALRTAGLNELSSDEELVALRLLTDRRDELAHLRVQTVNRLQRLLTELIPGGAKRDLSALQAKRLLAKVRPRSLTGKTMRRMAVEEIADLVAVDAKLTSITKELRTAVQDRGSHLMDLFGIGPAGAARVLSDVGDVARFPDRNHFASWTGTAPLDASSGDQIRHRLSRAGNRRLNHVLHVAAIVQIRHDTEGRAYYRRKLAEAKTPMEALRCLKRRLSDAVYRQLVADADSSQVPEAETEQAGPGGHSGASSQSSAADLSTPVIGSSDQPLPGPATPTLPVTKTAAKTHQAPAPRSRQRRAGAVKMERPTGRTTLTATSDVANSGRPKPRP from the coding sequence ATGGGGCGGCCGCTGGCCGCGCGGCTGCTCGCCCAGGGCGAGACTGTTCTCGATGTGCCGGCGAAGCTGGCAGCCCGGGTGCGGGTCTTCGACACCGGCAACGCCCGCAAGACCGATGCCACCGACGCGCACGCGGTCGCGATGGTGGCACTGCGGACAGCCGGACTGAACGAGCTGTCCTCCGACGAGGAGCTGGTTGCGTTGCGGCTGCTCACCGATCGCCGTGACGAGCTCGCGCACCTGCGAGTGCAGACCGTCAACCGGTTGCAGCGGCTGCTCACTGAGCTCATCCCCGGTGGCGCCAAGCGGGACCTTTCCGCGTTGCAGGCGAAGCGACTGCTCGCCAAGGTGAGGCCGAGATCGCTGACAGGTAAGACGATGCGGCGGATGGCTGTCGAAGAGATCGCCGACCTGGTCGCGGTCGATGCGAAGCTCACGTCGATCACCAAGGAGCTCCGGACAGCGGTCCAAGACCGCGGATCGCACCTGATGGACCTGTTCGGGATCGGCCCGGCCGGCGCAGCCCGGGTCCTGTCCGACGTCGGCGACGTGGCCCGGTTCCCCGACCGCAACCACTTCGCCTCCTGGACTGGCACCGCACCCCTGGACGCCTCGAGCGGTGACCAGATCCGACACCGCCTGTCCCGGGCTGGGAACCGACGGCTCAACCACGTGCTGCACGTCGCCGCGATCGTGCAGATCCGCCACGACACCGAGGGCCGCGCCTACTACCGACGAAAGCTGGCCGAGGCCAAGACCCCGATGGAGGCCCTGCGCTGCCTCAAGCGGCGGCTCTCCGACGCCGTCTATCGACAACTCGTCGCCGACGCCGACAGCAGCCAGGTGCCGGAAGCTGAGACAGAACAGGCGGGCCCGGGAGGGCACTCGGGGGCGTCTTCACAATCCAGCGCGGCCGATCTGTCCACCCCGGTCATCGGCTCTTCGGATCAGCCACTTCCCGGACCCGCAACCCCGACGCTACCCGTCACCAAGACCGCTGCGAAGACCCACCAGGCTCCGGCTCCGCGCTCCAGGCAACGGCGCGCAGGAGCCGTCAAGATGGAGCGCCCCACCGGACGAACGACCTTGACGGCGACAAGCGACGTCGCAAACTCAGGAAGGCCAAAGCCGCGGCCTTGA
- a CDS encoding phosphotransferase, with product MTEARFVDLPAEVLDDVASVVGAGVTLLGRLHGGVNGGAVRVQLAGRAHAVLKAVPRAHPNHLDEALRAQRVVEHMRRRGYPTPAWLSVGATATHVWHLMDFVDATPAPELTPSLVEQLMEIVELQAGQASEPYDHWSYAWRVATGQKSAVAGPDFDETPEQALLRQSVARLTGYSSDVSTLVERLRLVCADVSPPRGAPDMVHADLSTPSNVLVRDGAVVAVVDVGNAGSGTRAIDLTTLAWYTFQDPLLDGVRRRLWTRILDLVDWEGTAVLAAAQILHMLEIPIRHGSHDVVPGVVKRGHRTLDELNTLR from the coding sequence ATGACGGAGGCTCGGTTTGTGGATCTGCCGGCCGAGGTCCTGGACGACGTGGCCAGCGTGGTCGGAGCAGGCGTCACCCTTCTCGGTCGCCTACACGGAGGCGTCAATGGGGGTGCCGTGCGCGTCCAGTTGGCCGGAAGGGCACATGCAGTTCTCAAAGCAGTGCCCCGGGCACACCCCAACCACCTGGACGAGGCGTTGCGAGCCCAGAGAGTGGTCGAGCACATGCGTAGGCGCGGCTATCCCACCCCGGCCTGGCTCAGCGTGGGGGCCACAGCCACTCATGTGTGGCATCTGATGGACTTCGTTGACGCGACTCCCGCACCAGAGCTGACCCCGTCCCTCGTTGAGCAGCTGATGGAGATCGTTGAACTCCAGGCTGGCCAAGCCTCCGAGCCCTACGACCACTGGTCGTACGCCTGGAGGGTCGCCACCGGTCAGAAATCGGCTGTCGCCGGGCCGGATTTCGACGAGACACCCGAGCAGGCGCTTCTCCGCCAGTCCGTGGCCAGGCTCACGGGGTATTCCTCTGACGTGTCGACCTTGGTCGAGCGCCTGCGGCTCGTGTGTGCCGACGTCTCACCACCACGAGGGGCACCTGACATGGTCCATGCCGATCTCTCAACCCCCAGCAATGTCCTGGTCCGTGACGGAGCGGTGGTGGCGGTCGTGGACGTCGGGAACGCCGGCAGCGGCACGCGAGCGATCGATCTCACCACCCTCGCCTGGTACACGTTCCAGGATCCGCTGCTGGACGGTGTCCGAAGGAGGCTGTGGACCAGAATCCTCGACCTGGTCGACTGGGAGGGGACGGCGGTGCTCGCAGCAGCACAGATCCTCCACATGCTCGAGATCCCCATCCGCCACGGGAGCCACGATGTCGTTCCAGGGGTGGTCAAGCGTGGCCATCGCACCCTCGACGAGCTGAACACGCTCCGCTAG
- a CDS encoding low temperature requirement protein A, whose product MPSPLRRHPAEEDSPVGASYAELFFDLVFVLAVTQLSSALVDDLTVAGATQTLVLLLAAWWAWIYTTWMTNWFDPETRAVRAILLVGMLASLCGAIAIPDAFDDRAGLFVAGYVGLQLIRNGFMVLATQRSDPLHAPLVRIFVWSAWVSMIWLAGALVEGEARIAVWIVALVLDYAGPLAGHWAPRLGRSVPADWDLVPSHFSERLQLFVILALGETIVAAGVSASELEMDAMRIAAVVVSFGVSVAFWWLYFDYHAEGVARELQARDAERGRLGELLSYLHVPIVAGIIVSAVAAELVIAHPGERLHIDEMLPLAAGPALFLVGSVFFKASVLHAQWRQRLVAAVVILVITLSGVFATALAAWSLVLIVLVGVALYETVKLKDTASTDV is encoded by the coding sequence ATGCCCTCACCGCTGCGCCGACATCCCGCCGAGGAAGACTCGCCCGTCGGCGCGAGCTACGCAGAACTGTTCTTCGACCTGGTCTTCGTCCTGGCCGTCACCCAGCTCTCCTCTGCGCTGGTCGACGACCTGACCGTGGCAGGCGCTACCCAGACGCTGGTCCTGCTGCTAGCAGCCTGGTGGGCGTGGATCTACACGACCTGGATGACCAACTGGTTCGACCCCGAGACGCGGGCCGTCCGGGCCATCCTGCTCGTTGGCATGCTCGCCAGCCTCTGCGGGGCCATCGCCATCCCCGACGCGTTCGACGACCGCGCCGGCCTGTTCGTGGCCGGCTACGTCGGCCTCCAGTTGATCCGCAACGGGTTCATGGTGCTGGCCACCCAGCGGAGCGATCCTCTTCACGCGCCACTGGTGCGCATCTTCGTGTGGAGCGCCTGGGTCAGCATGATTTGGCTCGCCGGGGCACTGGTGGAGGGCGAGGCACGCATCGCTGTCTGGATCGTGGCGCTGGTCCTGGACTACGCAGGGCCGCTGGCCGGCCACTGGGCTCCCCGCCTCGGGCGCTCGGTGCCGGCCGACTGGGACCTGGTGCCCAGCCACTTCTCCGAGCGCCTCCAGCTGTTCGTGATCCTCGCGCTGGGTGAGACGATCGTCGCCGCCGGGGTGAGCGCGAGCGAGCTGGAGATGGACGCAATGCGCATTGCGGCGGTCGTCGTGTCGTTCGGCGTCTCCGTGGCGTTCTGGTGGCTCTACTTCGACTATCACGCGGAGGGTGTCGCCCGGGAGCTCCAGGCGCGCGATGCGGAACGCGGGCGGCTCGGTGAGCTGCTCAGCTACTTGCACGTGCCCATAGTCGCCGGGATCATCGTCAGCGCCGTGGCCGCTGAGCTGGTGATCGCCCACCCTGGCGAGAGACTGCACATCGACGAGATGCTCCCGCTGGCCGCCGGGCCCGCGCTCTTCTTGGTCGGCAGCGTGTTCTTCAAGGCCAGCGTCTTGCACGCGCAGTGGCGTCAGCGCCTGGTCGCCGCCGTGGTGATACTCGTGATCACCCTGAGTGGAGTGTTTGCCACGGCGCTGGCCGCCTGGTCCCTCGTGCTGATCGTGCTCGTTGGAGTGGCGCTCTACGAGACGGTGAAGCTCAAGGACACGGCGAGCACCGACGTGTAG
- a CDS encoding SseB family protein, translating to MSTSGPDAQASRQAGSGQGPGGVDAQVLLHDLANSMALLPQEAMPEGEEPPEGAIALPVIEQDGTQYVPVFTSEEALRAAGADPATALQLPIAQLAATWPGENLWLAVNPATPEGLTLPPEVVRALPGFVHLPGEAEAAAEQGEARRAGAEGAPSG from the coding sequence ATGAGCACTTCGGGCCCGGACGCCCAGGCTTCCCGCCAGGCCGGGAGCGGCCAAGGCCCGGGCGGCGTCGATGCCCAGGTCTTGCTCCATGACCTCGCGAACAGCATGGCTCTCCTGCCGCAGGAGGCGATGCCCGAGGGTGAGGAGCCGCCCGAGGGCGCGATCGCGCTGCCGGTGATCGAGCAGGACGGCACGCAGTACGTCCCCGTGTTCACGTCTGAGGAGGCGCTTCGGGCGGCGGGGGCAGACCCCGCGACCGCCCTCCAGCTGCCCATCGCGCAGCTGGCAGCGACCTGGCCGGGCGAGAACCTGTGGCTCGCCGTCAACCCCGCTACCCCGGAGGGTCTGACCCTTCCGCCCGAGGTGGTCCGGGCACTGCCGGGCTTCGTGCACTTGCCGGGCGAGGCGGAGGCCGCGGCCGAGCAGGGCGAGGCGCGACGGGCGGGCGCGGAAGGCGCCCCGTCGGGCTAG
- a CDS encoding LuxR C-terminal-related transcriptional regulator: MRCRGCCPGPPGGEALFLYESALNLAVEQMPAILMCLYDLQKFGADMLVEVLRTHPTVLLDRTVIDNPLYLHPMAYPPAASVTAVARYPMVKEGTDGDDGTDQGWASLTGAELRVVSCVAEGMTNRSVAEELHLSRHTVDAHLKHVYLKLDIHSRVELTVLAMQHRVHVS; this comes from the coding sequence GTGAGATGTCGTGGGTGCTGCCCGGGCCCCCCGGGCGGGGAGGCCCTGTTCCTGTACGAGTCGGCCCTCAACCTCGCCGTCGAGCAGATGCCCGCCATCCTCATGTGCCTCTACGACCTGCAGAAATTCGGGGCGGACATGCTCGTCGAGGTGCTCCGCACTCACCCCACGGTTCTGCTGGACCGCACGGTGATCGACAACCCCCTGTACCTGCACCCGATGGCGTACCCGCCCGCCGCTAGTGTCACTGCCGTAGCCCGGTATCCCATGGTCAAGGAAGGTACGGACGGCGACGACGGAACGGACCAGGGGTGGGCGTCGCTCACCGGCGCCGAGCTGCGCGTCGTCTCCTGCGTAGCTGAGGGGATGACCAATCGCAGTGTCGCCGAGGAGCTCCACCTCTCCCGCCACACCGTGGACGCCCATCTCAAGCACGTCTACCTCAAGCTCGACATCCACTCGCGAGTCGAGCTGACCGTGCTGGCCATGCAGCACCGCGTCCACGTGAGCTAG
- a CDS encoding general stress protein — MTEHTTRGATTPSVPPQSRTNQSDDAMTRGTATHTLGTDAPGTDARPIGVDDRAVIAVFPDMDSAERAVRKLAETGFPVEKISIVGTGIESETRINGFVTVGDVAGPSAATGAWVGGLLGVLSGVAFLAVPGFGPLVVLGPLAAGAVGAAEGALLGGTVGAVLGHFVTKRHLPKYEELVRTGNFLLVAHGTEEEVSLAQRILTGEGSTDVQRHDEHRGSIDRIGPIEQVVEGMRVVDADGEEVGKVEFVKLGDPGAVTIAGEDPSMMPLVPRPFAERLLRVGYIQIDRKGIFARDAYAAVTEIESVEGDTVHLNVPKGMLLPKGG; from the coding sequence ATGACTGAGCACACGACACGGGGCGCGACGACCCCGTCGGTACCGCCCCAGAGCCGCACGAACCAGAGCGACGACGCGATGACCCGCGGCACCGCGACCCACACCCTCGGCACGGACGCGCCCGGCACCGACGCGCGGCCCATCGGTGTCGACGACCGGGCCGTGATCGCCGTCTTCCCCGACATGGACTCCGCGGAGCGCGCCGTCCGGAAGCTGGCCGAGACCGGGTTCCCGGTCGAGAAGATCTCCATCGTCGGCACCGGCATCGAGAGCGAGACCCGGATCAACGGGTTCGTCACCGTCGGCGACGTCGCCGGACCGAGCGCGGCAACGGGCGCCTGGGTGGGCGGCCTGCTCGGCGTCCTCAGCGGTGTGGCCTTCCTGGCCGTTCCCGGCTTCGGGCCGCTGGTCGTCCTGGGTCCGTTGGCAGCGGGCGCGGTGGGGGCTGCGGAAGGCGCTCTGCTCGGAGGAACCGTCGGTGCCGTGCTCGGGCACTTCGTGACCAAGAGGCATCTCCCGAAGTACGAGGAGCTCGTCCGCACCGGCAACTTCCTGCTCGTCGCGCACGGCACCGAGGAGGAGGTGTCGCTGGCACAGAGGATCCTCACCGGCGAGGGCAGCACCGACGTCCAGCGCCATGACGAGCACCGTGGGTCCATCGACAGGATCGGGCCGATCGAGCAGGTTGTCGAAGGCATGCGGGTCGTCGACGCGGACGGTGAGGAGGTCGGCAAGGTGGAGTTCGTCAAGCTGGGCGACCCCGGAGCCGTCACCATCGCCGGCGAGGACCCGAGCATGATGCCGCTTGTGCCCAGACCGTTCGCCGAGCGGCTGCTCCGCGTCGGCTACATCCAGATCGACCGCAAGGGCATCTTCGCCCGGGACGCGTACGCCGCTGTCACCGAGATCGAGAGCGTGGAGGGGGACACCGTCCACCTCAACGTCCCGAAGGGCATGCTGCTGCCCAAGGGCGGCTGA